GGACAAATAATGCCATTTGAAGCTGTAATCGGGCTAGAAGTCCATGTCCAACTCAACACCAAAACCAAAATCTTTTGCTCTTGCTCTACAAGCTTTGGACAATCCCCCAATTCTAACACCTGCCCTGTGTGTTTGGGTTTACCGGGAGCTTTGCCGGTATTGAATAAAGAAGTGGTTAAAAAAGCCATCCAATTAGGCACAGCCATTGAAGCCAATATCAACCAGCATTCCATTTTTGCGAGGAAAAATTATTTTTACCCTGATTTGCCCAAGGCTTATCAAATTTCGCAGTTTGAAGTCCCTATTGTGAGCGATGGGAAGTTAGAGATTGACACCAAAGAGGGCGTAAAAATCGTGCGTATTGAAAGAGCCCACATGGAAGAAGACGCCGGTAAAAATATCCATGAGGGCAGCTGTTCTTTAGTGGATTTGAACCGCGCTTGCACCCCTTTATTAGAAATTGTCAGCAAGCCGGACATGAAAAATAGTGAAGAAGCCATAGCGTATTTGAAAAAGCTCCATGCTATCGTGCGTTTTATAGGGATTTCTGATGCGAACATGCAAGAGGGGAATTTCAGGTGCGATGCGAATGTGTCCATCAGGCCCAAAGGCGATGAAAAGCTTTACACGAGGGTGGAGATTAAAAATCTAAATAGCTTTAGATTTATCGCTAAAGCGATTGAATACGAAATAGAGCGCCAAAGCGTGGCGTGGGAGAACGGGCGTTATAGTGAAGAGGTGGTTCAAGAAACGCGTCTTTTTGACACCGCCAAAGGGATCACCCTTTCTATGCGCAATAAAGAAGAATCAGCGGATTACCGCTATTTTAAGGATCCGGATTTGTATCCTGTTTTTATTGATGAAAAACTTTTAAAAGAAGCTCAAAAGATCAATGAATTGCCTAGCGCAAAAAAAATCCGCTACATGAAAGATTTTAACCTTAAAGAAGACGATGCGAATTTATTGGTGAGCGATCCTTTATTGGCGGAGTATTTTGAAAGCATGCTCCATTTTGGGGTTAAGGCTAAAACGAGCGTAACATGGCTTTGCGTGGAATTATTAGGGCGCTTGAAAGCCGAAATCACTTTAGAAAATTGCGGAGTTAGCGCTCACATGTTAGGCGCTTTAGCCAAACGCATTGATGAGGGTAAGATTTCTGGCAAGAGCGCTAAAGATGTGTTAGACAGGCTTTTAGAAGAGCGAGGGGGCGATGTGGATGGGCTCATTGAACAAATGGGCTTATCTCAAGTCAATGACACAGAAGCGATTGTTAAAGTGATAGAAGAGGTGCTTAAAAACAACGCTGATAAGGTGCTTGAATACAAAAGCGGTAAGGACAAGCTTTTTGGGTTTTTTGTGGGGCAGGCGATGAAAAATTTAAAAGGCGCTAATCCTAGCGTGGTGAATGCTATTTTGAAAGAGAAATTGGATTGATGAGGAAAATTTTTTCTTATGTTTTGAGGGCTTTGTTGTTTTTTGGGATCGCTCATGCAGAGCCTGAATCTAAAGTAGAAGCCTTAGAAGGGAAGAAACGAGAATCTTCTTTGGATAAAAAAATCCGCCAAGAATTAAAGAATAAGGAATTGAAAAATAAAGAAGAAAAGAAAAACACCGAAGAAAAGAAAGAAACAAAAGCCAAGAGAAAGCCCAGAGCAGAAGTCCATCATGGGGATGCCAAAAATCCCACTCAAAAAATAACGCCTCCTAAAATCAAAGAGGGTGCTAAAGGGGTTCAAAATCAAGGCACGCAAAATCAAGGCGTTCAAAATAACGCGCCAAAACCTGAAGAAAAAGAGACAACCTCTCAAACTCTTGAAAAAAATAAAGGAGCAAGCCCTGGCTCTCAATTCAATTCTATTTTTGGTAATCCTAATAACGCTACCAACAACACCCTTGAAGATAAGGTCGTAGGGGGCATTTCTTTGCTTGTTAATGGCTCGCCTATCACGCTGTATCAAATCCAAGAAGAGCAAAAAAAATCTAAAGTGAGCAAAGCTCAAGCCAGGGATCGTTTGATTGCGGAGCGCATTAAAAACCAAGAAATTGAGCGCTTAAAAATCCATGTAGATGATGACAAGCTAGACCAAGAAATGGCGATGATGGCGCAACAGCAAGGCATGGATTTAGACCATTTCAAACAAATGCTTATGGCTGAGGGGCATTATAAACTCTATAGAGATCAGCTTAAAGAACATTTAGAAATGCAAGAATTGTTGCGCAATATCTTGCTCACGAATGTGGATACCAGCTCTGAAACCAAAATGCGCGAATATTACAACAAACACAAGGAGCAATTCAGTATCCCCACAGAAATAGAAACTGTGCGCTACACTTCAACGAGTCAAGAAGATTTAGAAAGGGCTATGGCAGACCCTAATTTGGAAATTCCAGGGGTGAGTAAGGCCAATGAAAAAATAGAGATGAAAACCCTAAACCCTCAAATCGCTCAAGTCTTTATTTCGCATGAGCAAGGCTCTTTCACGCCCGTTATGAATGGGGGTGGGGGGCAGTTTATCACCTTTTATATCAAGGAAAAAAAGGGTAAAAATGAAGTGAGTTTCAGTCAGGCCAAGCAATTCATCGCCCAAAAATTAGTGGAAGAATCTAAAGATAAGATTTTAGAAGAGCATTTTGAAAAATTGCGCGTTAAGTCTAGGATTGTGATGATTAGAGAGTGATTTTTAGATTGTGCAACACTTCAATTTCCTCTATAAAGATTCTTTATTTTCTATCGCTTTATTCACTTTTATTATCGCTCTTGTGATTTTATTAGAACAGGCTAGAGCGTATTTCACCCAAAAGAAAAACAAAAAATTTTTACAAAAATTCGCCCAAAATCAAAACGCTTATGCGGGCAGTGAGAATTTAGACGAACTTTTAAAGCATGCTAAAATTTCTAGTTTGATGTTTTTAGCTAGGGCGTATTCTAAAATCGCTGACATAGAAATGAGTATTGAAATCTTAAAAGGGCTTTTGAATCGCCCCTTAAAAGATGAAGAAAAAATCGCTGTTTTAGATTTATTAGCTGAAAATTATTTTAGTGTGGGGTATTTGCAAAAAACAAAAGACACCGTGAAAGAAATTTTGCGCTTTTCCCCAAGGAATGTGGGAGCGTTGTTAAAACTTTTGCATG
The Helicobacter pylori genome window above contains:
- the gatB gene encoding Asp-tRNA(Asn)/Glu-tRNA(Gln) amidotransferase subunit GatB, producing MPFEAVIGLEVHVQLNTKTKIFCSCSTSFGQSPNSNTCPVCLGLPGALPVLNKEVVKKAIQLGTAIEANINQHSIFARKNYFYPDLPKAYQISQFEVPIVSDGKLEIDTKEGVKIVRIERAHMEEDAGKNIHEGSCSLVDLNRACTPLLEIVSKPDMKNSEEAIAYLKKLHAIVRFIGISDANMQEGNFRCDANVSIRPKGDEKLYTRVEIKNLNSFRFIAKAIEYEIERQSVAWENGRYSEEVVQETRLFDTAKGITLSMRNKEESADYRYFKDPDLYPVFIDEKLLKEAQKINELPSAKKIRYMKDFNLKEDDANLLVSDPLLAEYFESMLHFGVKAKTSVTWLCVELLGRLKAEITLENCGVSAHMLGALAKRIDEGKISGKSAKDVLDRLLEERGGDVDGLIEQMGLSQVNDTEAIVKVIEEVLKNNADKVLEYKSGKDKLFGFFVGQAMKNLKGANPSVVNAILKEKLD
- a CDS encoding SurA protein, which translates into the protein MRKIFSYVLRALLFFGIAHAEPESKVEALEGKKRESSLDKKIRQELKNKELKNKEEKKNTEEKKETKAKRKPRAEVHHGDAKNPTQKITPPKIKEGAKGVQNQGTQNQGVQNNAPKPEEKETTSQTLEKNKGASPGSQFNSIFGNPNNATNNTLEDKVVGGISLLVNGSPITLYQIQEEQKKSKVSKAQARDRLIAERIKNQEIERLKIHVDDDKLDQEMAMMAQQQGMDLDHFKQMLMAEGHYKLYRDQLKEHLEMQELLRNILLTNVDTSSETKMREYYNKHKEQFSIPTEIETVRYTSTSQEDLERAMADPNLEIPGVSKANEKIEMKTLNPQIAQVFISHEQGSFTPVMNGGGGQFITFYIKEKKGKNEVSFSQAKQFIAQKLVEESKDKILEEHFEKLRVKSRIVMIRE